The following are from one region of the Phormidium sp. PBR-2020 genome:
- a CDS encoding cupin domain-containing protein, translated as MKHHSLTQIPSEGVSHNPNIRKQVMLRNGDLPHLTNFSQARFAPGQVAPGHSHDNMSEVFFVESGSGTITIDGQAYPLEPGTCVAVDIGEVHEIANTGEGELVLTYFGLQVNP; from the coding sequence ATGAAACACCACTCCCTAACCCAGATTCCCTCAGAAGGGGTATCCCACAATCCCAACATTCGCAAACAAGTCATGTTGCGTAACGGGGACTTGCCCCATTTAACCAACTTTTCCCAGGCCCGATTTGCCCCCGGACAAGTCGCCCCCGGTCATTCCCATGACAACATGAGTGAAGTCTTCTTCGTCGAATCCGGTTCAGGAACCATCACCATTGACGGACAAGCCTATCCCCTCGAACCCGGAACCTGTGTCGCCGTCGATATCGGGGAAGTCCATGAAATCGCCAACACCGGAGAGGGGGAACTGGTGTTGACCTATTTTGGTTTGCAAGTCAACCCCTGA
- a CDS encoding GNAT family N-acetyltransferase, whose product MKNGWVFMSESWHYGILSDSEEAKRLNEILSQCFLIPLDQCASYIDILQPENYRLVRQDHQIGGGLVMVSTGHWLGGQLVDCMGVSAVGIAPECRGTGAAKTLLGNLLRELYDQGIPLSSLYPATPPLYRKLGYEQAASRCLWEVPLLTLTPQKPQLPCIRVENCTEAIAPLYEQYAPRHNGAVQRGDFLWYLIWRGFIPVDPPPVYTYLFGDRSAPEGYIVFCQTRGQESSMEIRDRVLLTPAAVQSFWAFLYSHRSQMTSASWHGPQLDATMLTLPLDTMVPTEQMMLSWRIVHLEAALEQRGYPCLSGELHLEIEDEILPENCDRVLLTLKDGKPQVTRGGRGELRLNIRHLAPLYSGLWSASQLHHLGYIEGTPEAIALANVLFAGDLPGLSDFF is encoded by the coding sequence TTGAAAAACGGGTGGGTGTTTATGAGTGAGTCTTGGCATTACGGTATTTTATCCGACTCTGAGGAGGCGAAGCGGCTCAATGAGATTTTGAGTCAATGCTTTCTGATCCCACTGGATCAGTGTGCCTCCTATATCGATATTTTGCAGCCGGAGAACTATCGGCTGGTTCGCCAGGATCATCAGATTGGGGGAGGGTTAGTGATGGTCTCAACCGGCCATTGGTTGGGGGGGCAGTTGGTGGACTGTATGGGCGTGTCGGCGGTGGGAATTGCCCCGGAATGTCGAGGGACTGGGGCGGCCAAAACCCTCTTAGGGAATTTGCTGCGGGAACTCTATGATCAGGGCATCCCCCTGTCGAGTCTCTATCCGGCAACGCCCCCCCTCTATCGCAAACTGGGCTATGAACAGGCGGCCAGCCGCTGTCTCTGGGAGGTCCCCTTGCTGACCCTGACCCCCCAGAAGCCTCAACTTCCCTGTATTCGGGTTGAAAACTGTACCGAGGCGATCGCCCCCCTCTATGAACAGTACGCCCCCCGTCACAATGGGGCCGTGCAACGTGGGGACTTTTTGTGGTATCTCATTTGGCGGGGGTTTATCCCGGTCGATCCTCCCCCAGTCTATACCTATCTTTTCGGCGATCGCAGCGCCCCAGAAGGCTATATCGTCTTTTGCCAAACGCGGGGACAGGAGAGTTCAATGGAGATTCGCGATCGCGTCCTCCTCACCCCCGCCGCCGTCCAGAGTTTTTGGGCTTTCCTCTATAGCCATCGCTCCCAAATGACCTCAGCCTCTTGGCATGGGCCACAGCTTGACGCCACCATGTTAACCCTTCCCCTCGATACCATGGTTCCCACAGAGCAGATGATGCTCTCTTGGCGTATTGTCCATCTCGAAGCGGCCCTAGAACAACGGGGCTATCCTTGCCTATCCGGGGAACTGCATCTGGAGATTGAGGATGAGATTTTGCCCGAGAATTGCGATCGCGTCCTCCTCACCCTCAAAGACGGTAAGCCCCAGGTGACACGAGGCGGACGGGGAGAATTACGGTTAAACATTCGTCATCTCGCCCCCCTCTACAGTGGCTTGTGGAGTGCCTCGCAATTGCACCATCTGGGCTATATTGAAGGCACACCGGAGGCGATCGCCCTGGCAAATGTTCTCTTTGCCGGAGATCTCCCAGGACTGTCAGACTTTTTCTAA
- a CDS encoding fructosamine kinase family protein, producing MWEQIAAEISQATGEPFNISQNRSVGGGCINQSSTLSDGNRTFFIKLNQASALEMFIAEAVGVKEMWETQTIRVPKPICWGTAGNSAYLVMEYLELRGRGGSSGVWQEMGRQLAQMHRTGTRDRFGWDRSNTIGATTQMNPWTEDWAEFFAQHRIGFQLRLAARKGMRFTGADELVETIPQLLAGHTPIASIVHGDLWGGNASVTADGEPVIFDPATYYGDREVDIAMTELFGGFPAAFYQGYNQEWPLDDGYDRRKTLYNLYHIINHYNLFGGGYGSQAQSMIRSLLR from the coding sequence ATGTGGGAGCAAATCGCCGCCGAGATTAGCCAAGCCACCGGAGAACCCTTCAATATCTCCCAGAACCGTTCTGTTGGGGGAGGCTGCATCAATCAAAGCAGTACCCTGTCCGACGGAAATCGCACCTTTTTCATCAAACTCAACCAAGCCTCCGCCCTAGAGATGTTCATCGCCGAGGCGGTGGGAGTCAAGGAAATGTGGGAGACGCAAACCATTCGCGTTCCTAAACCCATTTGTTGGGGAACCGCTGGCAACTCCGCCTATCTGGTGATGGAGTATCTGGAGTTACGGGGCCGGGGTGGCAGTTCTGGGGTGTGGCAAGAGATGGGCCGTCAACTGGCACAAATGCACCGCACCGGAACCCGCGATCGCTTCGGTTGGGATCGCAGCAACACCATCGGGGCCACCACACAGATGAATCCCTGGACTGAGGATTGGGCCGAGTTCTTCGCGCAACATCGCATCGGCTTTCAACTGCGCCTAGCGGCCCGCAAAGGAATGCGCTTCACTGGGGCCGACGAGTTAGTCGAGACCATTCCCCAACTCCTAGCCGGCCATACTCCCATTGCCTCCATTGTCCATGGGGACCTCTGGGGGGGCAACGCCTCCGTCACCGCCGACGGAGAACCCGTAATTTTCGACCCCGCCACCTATTACGGCGATCGCGAGGTAGATATCGCCATGACCGAACTATTTGGCGGTTTCCCCGCTGCCTTCTACCAGGGATACAACCAGGAATGGCCCCTCGATGACGGCTACGATCGCCGCAAAACCCTCTACAATCTCTATCACATCATCAACCACTACAACCTCTTCGGCGGCGGCTACGGCAGTCAGGCCCAGAGCATGATTCGGAGTTTGTTGAGATAG
- the hisI gene encoding phosphoribosyl-AMP cyclohydrolase, with the protein MNQDRLWLEQLKFDARGLIPAIAQDDGDGAVLMMAWMNRESIERTLDTGEAHYWSRSRQELWHKGATSGHIQKVKSIAYDCDGDTILLRIDQVGDVACHTGARSCFFNQVRR; encoded by the coding sequence ATCAACCAAGATCGATTATGGCTCGAACAGCTTAAATTCGACGCTCGCGGCTTAATTCCCGCCATCGCCCAAGACGACGGAGATGGGGCTGTCTTAATGATGGCCTGGATGAACCGAGAATCCATCGAACGCACCCTCGACACCGGCGAAGCCCATTACTGGAGTCGTTCCCGTCAAGAGTTATGGCACAAAGGCGCCACGTCGGGCCATATCCAGAAAGTCAAATCCATCGCCTATGACTGCGACGGCGACACCATCCTCCTGAGAATCGACCAAGTGGGTGATGTGGCCTGTCATACGGGAGCCAGAAGTTGTTTCTTTAATCAAGTTAGACGCTAA
- a CDS encoding bifunctional folylpolyglutamate synthase/dihydrofolate synthase — translation MLDTHLNKFARFGVHLGLERIQRLLKDLGNPHTQVPVIHVAGTNGKGSVCAYLSSILTAAGYRTGRYTSPHLTHWCERICLDGHPISEARFEALVKQVEAAIVPDEPTPTQFEVVTAAAWLYFAESAVDVAVVEVGLGGRLDATNVCDRPLVSVITSISRDHWQRLGNTLGEIAGEKAGILKANCAAVVGPLPPEAQRVVQGRIEALNCPAVWVEPAIPVEGNRVAVQGFEYELSLGGAVQYVNSAIALGVIRQLQGQGWQIADEAIREGMAKTRWEGRLQWLMYEKRRVLVDGAHNVAAAQALRDYVEGLQTPVTWVMGMLATKDTEGILGSLLRGGDRLMLLPIPGHQFMPVEALSQQAIALCPDISPEFAETVEEGLTRASLDGDRLPVLCGSLYLIGGFLRGQQSQQALKPWN, via the coding sequence ATGCTTGACACCCATCTCAACAAATTTGCCCGTTTTGGAGTTCACCTGGGCCTAGAACGTATCCAACGGCTGTTAAAAGATTTAGGAAACCCTCACACCCAAGTTCCGGTGATTCATGTGGCGGGAACCAATGGGAAGGGGTCTGTTTGTGCTTATCTGAGTTCCATTCTCACGGCGGCGGGCTACCGAACCGGGCGTTATACGTCTCCTCATTTAACTCATTGGTGTGAGCGGATTTGTCTCGATGGTCATCCCATCTCTGAGGCGCGGTTTGAGGCGTTAGTGAAACAGGTTGAGGCGGCGATTGTCCCCGATGAACCCACCCCCACTCAGTTTGAAGTGGTGACGGCGGCGGCGTGGTTGTATTTTGCTGAGTCGGCGGTGGATGTGGCGGTGGTTGAGGTGGGGTTGGGGGGACGCTTGGATGCGACGAATGTCTGCGATCGCCCTCTGGTGAGTGTGATTACCTCTATTAGTCGCGATCATTGGCAACGATTGGGAAATACGTTAGGGGAGATTGCGGGGGAGAAGGCGGGAATCCTCAAGGCGAACTGTGCGGCGGTGGTGGGGCCGTTACCCCCGGAGGCGCAACGGGTAGTCCAGGGGCGCATTGAGGCGTTAAATTGTCCGGCGGTTTGGGTGGAACCGGCGATTCCGGTTGAGGGGAATCGGGTTGCGGTACAGGGGTTTGAGTATGAGTTGTCTTTGGGGGGGGCGGTTCAATATGTCAATTCGGCGATCGCCCTGGGGGTGATTCGTCAGTTGCAAGGGCAAGGTTGGCAGATTGCGGATGAGGCGATTCGTGAGGGGATGGCTAAGACGCGCTGGGAGGGACGGTTGCAATGGCTGATGTATGAGAAGCGGCGCGTTTTAGTGGATGGGGCCCACAATGTGGCGGCGGCCCAGGCGTTACGGGACTATGTGGAGGGTTTGCAAACGCCGGTGACGTGGGTGATGGGGATGTTGGCGACGAAGGATACGGAGGGGATTTTGGGGAGTTTGTTACGAGGGGGCGATCGCCTGATGTTGTTGCCGATTCCGGGCCATCAATTTATGCCTGTGGAGGCGTTGTCGCAGCAGGCGATCGCTCTTTGTCCGGATATCTCACCTGAGTTCGCTGAGACGGTGGAGGAGGGGTTGACTCGGGCGAGTTTGGATGGCGATCGCCTTCCGGTTCTCTGTGGTTCGCTGTATTTGATTGGCGGTTTTTTGCGGGGTCAACAGAGCCAACAAGCGCTGAAGCCCTGGAACTAA